The following proteins are encoded in a genomic region of Oryza brachyantha chromosome 11, ObraRS2, whole genome shotgun sequence:
- the LOC102706800 gene encoding scarecrow-like protein 9 has product MAATPEESGHLPWPEPPASSAFDDDMVLPYISRLLMEDDVQDHFFYQYPDHPALLHVQQPFAQILASSSSSSSSCSGGSGGSSSSSADAPPSRTLFDDEVAAKTATFPTAQVNSVDQAATSYGLLGAGSDMLNMAFLKGMEEANRFLPTTNGSQRLLMLGQGELVTHGGRKDRDDSEVGAGRAAKLMAPEPELEEEGASEMFDEMMLQQHEICMKGVKQLSVSTGSETGKKAKPRTKSSSKEGGGEKRPRGRRSTIHTETVDLHNLLLQCAQAVTTDDRRSAHELLRQIKQHSSPWGDAAQRLAHCFAQGLEARLAGTGSQVYQSLMSRRTSVVDFLKAYRLYMEACCCKKVAFVFSNKTIYDAVAGRSRLHIVDYGLSYGFQWPGLLRELAARTGGPPEVRITGIDLPQPGFHATQHIDETGRRLAKYADELGVPFKFQGIAATKKESVRLEDLETEADEVLVVISLCQFRNVMDESVSPAEERRMSPRDEVLSNIRRMRPDVFIHGIMNGGYGATYFLTRFREALFYYAAQFDLLEATVARDSHERMLVERDIFGRAAVNVIACEGAERVERPETYKQWQARNQRAGLTQLPLNPKVVTLVLDKIRDRYHKDFVVDQDHRWLLHRWKGRVLYALSTWVALT; this is encoded by the coding sequence ATGGCTGCCACGCCGGAGGAATCCGGCCACCTCCCATGGCCGGAGCCGCCTGCTTCCTCGGCCTTCGACGACGACATGGTCCTCCCCTACATCTCCCGCCTCCTCATGGAGGACGACGTCCAAGACCACTTCTTTTACCAGTATCCCGACCACCCGGCACTCCTCCATGTCCAGCAGCCCTTCGCCCAGATCCttgcttcctcttcttcttcctcctcctcctgctccggcggcagcggcggctcgtcgtcctcctccgccgatGCCCCGCCCAGCAGGACCTTGTTCGACGACGAGGTGGCGGCCAAGACAGCGACTTTCCCCACTGCTCAGGTTAACAGCGTTGACCAGGCCGCAACAAGCTATGGACTCTTGGGTGCCGGCTCTGACATGCTCAACATGGCGTTCCTCAAGGGCATGGAGGAGGCCAACAGGTTCTTGCCCACCACCAACGGCAGCCAGAGACTCCTCATGTTGGGCCAAGGGGAGTTGGTTACTCATGGCGGACGGAAAGACAGGGACGACTCGGAGGTAGGCGCAGGCAGGGCCGCCAAACTGATGGCACCGGAGccggagctggaggaggaaggcgcAAGCGAGATGTTCGACGAAATGATGCTCCAGCAACACGAGATTTGCATGAAGGGGGTGAAGCAGCTGAGCGTCAGCACGGGCAGTGAGACGGGGAAGAAGGCCAAGCCCAGGACgaagagcagcagcaaggaAGGGGGAGGCGAGAAGAGGCCGCGGGGGCGACGCAGTACGATCCACACCGAGACGGTGGACCTGCACAACTTGCTGCTCCAGTGCGCGCAGGCGGTCACGACGGACGACCGCCGGAGCGCGCACGAGCTGCTGAGGCAGATCAAGCAGCACTCGTCGCCGTGGGGAGACGCGGCGCAGAGGCTGGCACACTGCTTCGCGCAGGGGCTGGAGGCCCGGCTGGCCGGCACCGGGAGCCAAGTGTACCAGTCGCTCATGTCGAGACGCACCTCCGTGGTTGACTTCCTCAAGGCGTACCGGCTGTACATGGAGGCCTGCTGCTGCAAGAAGGTGGCCTTCGTCTTCTCCAACAAGACCATCtacgacgccgtcgccgggaggAGCCGCCTCCACATCGTCGACTACGGCCTCAGCTACGGGTTCCAGTGGCCGGGCTTGCTCCGCGAGCTGGCGGCCAGGACGGGCGGCCCGCCGGAGGTGAGGATCACCGGCATTGACCTACCCCAGCCTGGGTTTCATGCGACCCAGCACATCGACGAGACGGGGCGGCGGCTCGCCAAGTACGCCGACGAGCTCGGTGTCCCGTTCAAGTTCCAGGGCATCGCGGCGACAAAGAAGGAGAGCGTGCGGCTGGAAGACCTCGAGACGGAAGCAGACGAGGTGCTGGTGGTGATCAGTCTGTGCCAATTCAGGAACGTGATGGACGAGAGCGTGTCCCcggcggaggagaggcggaTGAGCCCGAGGGACGAGGTGCTGAGCAACATCCGCAGGATGCGGCCGGACGTGTTCATCCACGGGATCATGAACGGCGGCTATGGCGCGACCTACTTCCTGACGCGCTTCCGGGAGGCTCTCTTCTACTACGCGGCGCAGTTCGACCTGCTggaggcgacggtggcgcgggaCAGCCACGAGCGGATGCTGGTGGAGCGCGACATCTTCGGCCGCGCGGCGGTGAACGTGATCGCCTGCGAGGGCGCGGAGCGGGTGGAGCGGCCGGAGACGTACAAGCAGTGGCAGGCGAGGAACCAGCGCGCCGGCCTGACGCAGCTGCCGTTGAATCCCAAGGTGGTGACGCTGGTGCTGGACAAGATCAGGGACAGGTACCACAAGGATTTCGTGGTGGACCAGGACCACCGCTGGCTTCTGCACCGCTGGAAGGGCAGGGTGCTCTACGCCCTCTCCACTTGGGTTGCACTAACCTAG
- the LOC102707078 gene encoding scarecrow-like protein 33 → MAPHSPSHSEEQRHLLQLRRILMEEEEDHAYGDHPALLHVQQPFAQILSSSSTSTSTSLLPEDNNGVVSANLLVNTDDYNPDMFRAAFFKGMDDAGKFLPTPPKEKAARGHGVEDELDVCRAPTKVAAVEADTNEMLDQMMLHGFAIPMEEKASMNKCNKNKEAEAVDLHTLLLHCAKAVVDERRSAAELLEQIRQHASPTGDAVQRLGHCFAKGLEARLSGTGIHAYRSLAATRTSTADFLKAYQLFMSTCCFRKVAFTFANKAIFNAAAGRSRLHIVDYGLHHGFQWPELLQWLGEREGGPPVVRITHIDLPQSGFRPAKHMEEMGTRLSRCAHQFGVPFEFRLIVAPQWQSVCVDDINMEPDEVLTVNDLFNFRTLMDESVVIDSKSPRDIVLSNIAKMRPDVFVHGTVNGSHGITFLSRFREALFYHSAMFDMLDATMPRESQLRLVLEQDILGWVALNAIACEGEDRVERGETYKQWQVRNQRAGLRQLPLNRETLVMVTNMVKKHYHKDFVIEEDQQWLLQGWKGRILFAHSTWVAK, encoded by the coding sequence ATGGCGCCCCACTCACCTTCGCACTCGGAGGAGCAGCGCCACCTGCTTCAGCTCCGCCGCATTCtcatggaggaagaagaggaccATGCCTATGGTGATCACCCCGCTCTCCTTCACGTCCAGCAGCCCTTCGCCCaaatcctctcctcctcctccacctccacctccacctccttgTTGCCGGAGGATAACAATGGGGTCGTCTCGGCCAACCTGCTTGTCAACACGGACGACTACAACCCAGACATGTTCAGGGCTGCCTTCTTCAAGGGCATGGACGACGCCGGCAAGTTTCTGCCCACCCCTCCCAAGGAGAAAGCCGCAAGGGGCCACGGCGTTGAGGACGAGCTGGATGTTTGCAGGGCGCCAACCaaagtggcggcggtggaagcCGATACCAACGAGATGTTGGACCAAATGATGCTCCACGGCTTTGCCATCCCTATGGAGGAGAAGGCCAGCATGAACAAGTGCAACAAGAAcaaggaggcggaggcggttgACCTGCACACGCTGCTGCTCCATTGTGCCAAGGCGGTGGTGGACGAACGCCGGAGCGCGGCTGAGCTGCTGGAGCAGATCAGGCAGCATGCCTCGCCCACCGGGGATGCCGTGCAGCGCCTTGGCCATTGTTTTGCCAAGGGGCTGGAGGCCCGGTTGTCGGGCACGGGGATCCATGCGTACCGGTCGCTCGCCGCAACGCGGACATCAACGGCAGACTTCCTCAAGGCCTACCAGCTCTTCATGTCCACCTGTTGCTTCAGAAAGGTGGCCTTCACCTTCGCCAACAAGGCCATCTTCAATGCTGCAGCTGGAAGAAGCCGGCTGCACATCGTGGATTATGGCCTCCATCACGGCTTCCAGTGGCCGGAGCTGCTGCAGTGGCTAGGGGAAAGAGAGGGTGGCCCGCCGGTGGTCAGGATCACCCACATTGATCTCCCACAGAGCGGGTTCCGACCAGCAAAGCACATGGAGGAGATGGGTACTCGGCTCAGCCGCTGTGCCCATCAGTTCGGTGTGCCATTCGAGTTCCGTCTTATCGTGGCACCACAGTGGCAGAGCGTGTGCGTCGATGATATCAACATGGAGCCTGATGAGGTGCTCACCGTCAATGACCTCTTCAATTTCAGGACCTTAATGGACGAGAGTGTTGTGATAGACAGCAAGAGCCCCAGAGACATTGTCCTCAGCAACATCGCCAAGATGCGGCCGGACGTGTTCGTCCATGGCACCGTGAATGGATCCCATGGCATCACCTTCTTGTCACGCTTCCGAGAGGCTCTCTTCTACCACTCTGCCATGTTTGACATGCTCGACGCGACGATGCCACGGGAGAGCCAACTGCGGCTGGTGCTGGAGCAGGACATCCTTGGGTGGGTCGCCTTGAATGCCATTGCTTGCGAAGGCGAGGACCGGGTGGAGCGTGGGGAGACATACAAGCAGTGGCAGGTCAGGAACCAAAGGGCAGGCCTGAGGCAGCTGCCGTTGAACAGGGAGACTCTTGTCATGGTTACCAATATGGTTAAGAAACATTACCACAAGGATTTTGTCATTGAGGAAGATCAACAGTGGCTTCTTCAGGGGTGGAAGGGCCGAATCCTCTTTGCCCACTCTACATGGGTAGCAAAATGA
- the LOC102707356 gene encoding scarecrow-like protein 34 codes for MGNPEDFFWEALLKENEAPSPPPVFFEAPTPLTNRDGEDPSLLDNQLLSYISRMLMEDETGSAAAAKLQRVDRGSTEDLLPGTEVVRAFLKGMEEASKFLPRNNGFGSEETVQGHGMGRRKKNHDRDEQQQQLEEEVGSSSKLAALTIAAAEATGAREMLDELMLHGHETCIKDMEKLRVDMDKEAEKKSSSSKVVDLRMLLIRQPAVCRAGAKEDQAALVGDGRRHAAGGSLLRQGAGGTARRQREAAVSEPVAHGSRSCTSSITADCGLHWPDLFRRLGSREGGPPEVRITIVDIPQPGFRPAQRIEASGRCLSSCAKELGVPFRFQAVAAAKWETVGADDLHIDPDEVLVVNDLLSFSVLMDESVFSEGPSPRDVALRNIGRMRADVVFIQGIANANHGASFLSRFRGALLYYSALPGGAP; via the exons ATGGGCAACCCAGAGGATTTCTTTTGGGAGGCCCTCCTGAAGGAGAACGAAGCACCATCCCCACCACCTGTCTTCTTTGAAGCACCAACGCCCCTCACCAACAGAGATGGCGAGGATCCCTCCTTGTTGGATAACCAACTTCTGTCCTACATCTCGCGTATGCTCATGGAGGACGAGACaggttctgctgctgctgccaagTTGCAGCGTGTCGACAGGGGCAGCACAGAGGACTTGTTGCCAGGCACTGAAGTGGTGAGGGCGTTCTTGAAGGGCATGGAAGAGGCCAGCAAGTTCTTGCCCAGAAACAACGGCTTCGGAAGTGAGGAGACGGTGCAAGGTCATGGCATGGGACGAAGGAAGAAAAACCATGACAGggatgagcagcagcagcagctggaggAGGAAGTGGGGAGTAGCAGTAAATTAGCTGCTTTGACGAttgcagcggcggaggcgactGGTGCCCGCGAGATGCTGGATGAACTGATGCTGCACGGGCACGAGACATGCATCAAGGACATGGAGAAGCTGCGGGTTGACATGGACAAGGAAGCGGAGaagaagagcagcagcagcaaggtgGTGGACCTACGGATGCTGCTGATCCGACAGCCAGCAGTGTGCAGGGCAGGTGCTAAAGAAGATCAGGCAGCACTcgtcggcgacgggcgacgccATGCAGCGGGTGGCTCACTGCTTCGCCAAGGGGCTGGAGGCACGGCTCGACGGCAGCGGGAGGCAGCTGTATCAGAGCCGGTGGCGCAT GGAAGCAGAAGCTGCACATCGTCGATTACGGCGGACTGCGGGCTGCATTGGCCGGACCTGTTCCGCCGGCTGGGAAGCCGGGAGGGCGGGCCGCCGGAGGTGAGGATCACCATCGTCGACATCCCCCAGCCTGGGTTCCGTCCAGCCCAGAGGATCGAGGCATCAGGACGCTGTCTCAGCAGCTGCGCCAAAGAGCTGGGTGTCCCGTTCAGATTCCAAGCTGTCGCGGCGGCCAAGTGGGAGACCGTTGGTGCCGATGACCTGCACATCGATCCCGACGAGGTGCTGGTCGTCAATGACCTCCTCAGTTTCAGTGTGCTCATGGACGAGAGCGTCTTCTCGGAGGGGCCAAGTCCCAGGGACGTTGCACTCCGTAACATCGGCAGGATGCGGGCAGACGTGGTGTTCATCCAGGGCATCGCCAATGCCAACCACGGCGCTTCCTTCCTGTCAAGATTCCGTGGCGCG